The following proteins come from a genomic window of Ornithinimicrobium cryptoxanthini:
- a CDS encoding purine-cytosine permease family protein, translating to MTDMHTVVPGTPAPTRRLVELNGIDIIKESERTAKPSDLFWPWFAANVSVFGMSYAAFVYGFGVSFWQGVLVAVVGVTISFLLCGIIAIAGKRGSVPTMVLSRSAFGVTGQRVPGIFSWLISIGWETFLAIMATLATATVFAELGWSSGTATKVIACAVIATLIVLASVAGYHTIIRMQSVLTWVTGLVTLGYIAITFSEIDLGAATALPAASNQALIGALVMVMTGFGLGWINIAADWSRYQKRDASGGAIVFWNTFGGAIAPVLLVCYGLALAGSNPELTDAIANDPIGTLATILPTWFLIPFWIAAVLALVSGAVLGIYSSGLTLLSLGIDIPRPAAALIDGVILTLGTIYVVFFAESFLAPFQSFLITLGVPIAAWAGILIADIMLRRRNYDEAALFDGRGRYGNWNWTSIGIMAVASIVGWGLVINNFADAAAWNNWQGYLLGPLGLGGREGDWAWANLGVLFSLVIGFVGYAVLQAGAVRRQEAEPVAPARDQSMVDGPVA from the coding sequence ATGACTGACATGCACACCGTTGTGCCCGGGACGCCGGCACCGACCCGCAGGCTCGTCGAGCTCAACGGGATCGACATCATCAAGGAGTCAGAGCGCACCGCCAAGCCGTCCGACCTCTTCTGGCCATGGTTTGCCGCGAACGTGTCGGTCTTCGGCATGAGCTATGCAGCGTTCGTGTATGGCTTCGGCGTCAGCTTCTGGCAGGGCGTGCTGGTCGCGGTGGTGGGCGTGACCATCTCGTTCCTGCTGTGCGGCATCATCGCGATCGCCGGCAAGCGCGGCTCGGTGCCGACCATGGTGCTGTCCAGGTCCGCGTTCGGGGTCACTGGGCAGCGCGTGCCCGGCATCTTCTCGTGGTTGATCTCGATCGGGTGGGAGACGTTCCTGGCGATCATGGCCACGCTGGCCACGGCGACCGTCTTCGCCGAGCTCGGCTGGAGCAGCGGCACCGCGACCAAGGTGATCGCCTGCGCCGTGATCGCGACCCTGATCGTGCTCGCCTCCGTCGCCGGTTATCACACAATCATCCGCATGCAGTCGGTGCTGACCTGGGTCACCGGCCTGGTCACGCTGGGCTACATCGCGATCACCTTCTCCGAGATCGACCTCGGTGCCGCGACTGCGCTCCCGGCGGCCTCCAACCAGGCGCTCATCGGTGCGCTGGTCATGGTGATGACCGGCTTCGGCCTGGGGTGGATCAACATCGCCGCTGACTGGTCGCGCTATCAGAAGCGGGACGCCTCGGGTGGCGCCATCGTCTTCTGGAACACATTCGGCGGCGCGATCGCCCCGGTGTTGCTGGTCTGCTACGGCTTGGCGCTAGCCGGCTCCAACCCGGAGCTGACCGATGCCATCGCCAACGACCCGATCGGCACGCTGGCCACGATCCTGCCCACCTGGTTCCTCATCCCGTTCTGGATCGCCGCAGTGCTCGCCCTGGTCAGTGGCGCCGTGCTCGGCATCTACTCCTCCGGCTTGACCCTGCTCAGCCTGGGCATCGACATCCCGCGCCCGGCGGCCGCGCTCATCGACGGGGTCATCCTGACTCTCGGCACGATCTATGTCGTGTTCTTCGCCGAGTCGTTCCTGGCGCCGTTCCAGAGCTTCCTGATCACACTCGGCGTGCCGATCGCAGCCTGGGCGGGCATCCTCATCGCCGACATCATGCTGCGCCGTCGCAACTATGACGAGGCAGCCCTGTTTGACGGTCGCGGTCGCTATGGCAACTGGAACTGGACCTCGATCGGCATCATGGCGGTCGCCTCCATCGTCGGCTGGGGGTTGGTCATCAACAACTTTGCGGACGCCGCCGCCTGGAACAACTGGCAGGGCTATCTGCTCGGCCCGCTGGGCCTGGGCGGTCGCGAGGGTGACTGGGCCTGGGCCAACCTCGGCGTGCTCTTCTCCCTGGTGATCGGATTTGTGGGGTATGCCGTGCTGCAGGCCGGTGCTGTCCGTCGCCAGGAGGCCGAGCCAGTCGCCCCGGCCCGCGACCAGTCGATGGTGGACGGTCCGGTCGCATGA